One Elephas maximus indicus isolate mEleMax1 chromosome 18, mEleMax1 primary haplotype, whole genome shotgun sequence genomic region harbors:
- the LOC126061367 gene encoding olfactory receptor 5K1-like: MTQDNHSLTTEFMLIAFTDHPGLKILLFVVFFAIYLITMVGNLGLVALIFLERRLRTPMYIFLGNLALMDSCCSCAINPRMLENFFSEDRMISLCECMAQFYFFCLAETADCFLLAAMAYDRYVAICRPLQYHTMMSKKLCIQMTIGSYIAGNLHSLIHVVLLLRLTFCGSHQINHFFCDVLPLYRLSCVDTYINELMVLIFSGSVQIFTITVVIISYLCILFAIFKIKSKEGSGKALSTCASHFLSVSIFYGSLLFMYIRPSSVKKGYKDIPVAIFYTLVIPLLNPFIYSLRNKDVINVMKGIVKKRKPHSILKQISPVTN; this comes from the coding sequence ATGACCCAGGACAATCACTCCTTGACAACTGAGTTTATGCTCATAGCATTTACGGATCACCCAGGTCTGAAGATTCTTCTGTTTGTGGTATTCTTTGCTATTTACCTAATCACCATGGTGGGGAATCTTGGGTTGGTGGCGTTGATTTTCCTGGAGCGCCGTCTCCGCACACCCATGTACATCTTTCTGGGCAACCTGGCTCTGATGGATTCCTGCTGTTCCTGTGCCATCAACCCCAGGATGTTAGAGAACTTCTTTTCTGAGGACAGAATGATTTCCCTCTGTGAATGCATggcacaattttattttttctgccttGCTGAAACTGCGGACTGCTTTCTCCTGGCAGcaatggcctatgatcgctatgtggcaATATGTCGTCCACTGCAGTACCACACCATGATGTCGAAGAAACTCTGCATTCAGATGACCATAGGGTCCTACATAGCTGGGAACCTGCATTCCCTTATTCACGTAGTACTTCTATTAAGGTTAACCTTTTGTGGATCTCATCaaatcaatcactttttttgtgatgttcttCCATTGTACAGACTCTCCTGTGTTGACACATATATCAATGAACTGATGGTCCTTATCTTTTCAGGGTCCGTTCAAATCTTCACTATTACTGTAGTCATAATATCATATCTTTGCATCCTTTTcgcaattttcaaaataaaatccaaagaaGGAAGCGGCAAAGCTTTATCTACTTGTGCATctcactttctctctgtctcaataTTCTATGGTTCTCTTCTCTTCATGTACATTCGACCAAGTTCAGTTAAAAAAGGGTATAAAGATATACCAGTTGCTATTTTTTATACTCTAGTAATTCCTTTATTAAACCCTTTTATCTATAGTCTAAGAAATAAGGACGTGATAAATGTTATGAAAGGAATtgtgaagaagagaaaacctCATAGTATTCTGAAACAAATATCTCCTGTAACAAAttga